The DNA sequence CTCAGTCTCCTAGCCGCGGCGTCTCGGCGGCCCAGAGGCTCAAGCGCCCGCCCCCCgcctctgcccccgcccccgcccccggctgTGCCCACGCCCTCCGCCCGCCAGCCCGGCAGCCAGCGCAGCGCGGGCCTCGCTCCCCGTGCGTCCTGCGGGGGCGGAGGCGCGGAGAGGCTGCAAGCGCAGCCGGGGAGTGGGGGGGgcagagacacagacagaggCGCGGAGGCTCGGAGAGAAAAGACGTGGAGGAAGGGACGGAGCCTGGACAGCGGTGGACACGGCATCCTGCGCGAGGAAGAACGCAGCGCGCAGCAGGCGCCGAGCGCCGGGCACCGAGGGGGGCAGCCCGGGTGGTCTTCGGCCGTCCATGCACAGGGCGCCTTCCCCCACAGCCGAGCAGCCGCCGGGCGGAGGGGACAGCGCCCGCCGGACCCCAAAGCCCAGACTCAAGTTAGTGGGCAAAGGGAGGCGGTGGGGAGTGGAGATGGGTGGAGCCGGACTCGGGATTGGGGTCCGGAGGGTGGAGGTCGAGGAGAGGACGTTGGGAAGTGGGACGGGGGTGGAAGGGTGGAGACTGATGGAAAAGGGGGTGCGTCTTCGAATTAGGGGACCCTGGGAGCAGCCAAAGATCTAATGAAGCTGGATATGAGAGAGTAGTACCTAATTCTCCAATTCTGGTTTACTTTGTGGGCATGACCTGGCATGCGAGCCCCCTGCAAAGAATGTAGGAGCCCCCAAGCGTCAGGGGAAGCCCGGGAGGTCGAGCTGGCAACAGTGCGGGGAGGGATTGAGGGGCGCTCGGCTGGCTTAGTCTGTCGTTGGCACGGAATGCGCGAGCCCCCGGGGCGCAGGAGAAGCCGGTGCCTTTGAGTTAAAGGAGCATCTGCGGAGCTGCAGAGAGGCAGGGGATGTCTTAGGCATCACTTGCCATATCTGTCCCTTTATTCACAGAGTCTAGAAGGGAATATCAGTGTGCAGCCCCTCAACCAAGAGCCTTGAGCCGCTCCCCCACTCCACTTGAAGATGTGGGTGGAAAATAAGGGAGAGAAGTAGGCGGGAGCCCCGGGGCGGTTTTCGCCCACAGACGCAACCACTGTGGGAGTGTGTGGGGGCGGAACGGCCCCAGAGCAGAACAATTGAGGTGCCCCTCCCCTCCCGCGGGCCCCTAAGCTGAAGGCCTACAGAGCAATTGGGGAATCTCACTGTTAGGATGGGGCAACTGAGGGGCACTGGGTAGTCTTAGAAGGGAGGAGAGGTCCTGGGGGGAGAGAGCAAGAATGCCTTAAGAGAATGCATAATCCTTGGGAAAAGCTAAGCGGAGAGGAGCAGGGATCCACCTGGCTTACTGAAGGGGAAGGCCGGGGAAAGGCCACACCCCTCCCTTTCAGCCACCTGGGCAGGATGCCACCAGGGAGTGAAGCTGGCCAGCAGTGGCTACCAGTGTCTACTGTGGGGAGGACAGGGGTCCTGAATTCACCTTAGTGTGAGATGTCACCTTAAGTAGTGTTGAGGCTGCTGGGTGTTTAGGGTGGAAGGTGAGGACTGTGTTTTGGGTGAGAGAGAGATCCAGCCATCCCAGAGGTTTGCTGGTCAGCCTTGGGGCTCAAGGTCTTCTTGCCCCAGACCAGAAGGGTACCTGCACCTGCAGAGACAGGGTACTGGCTTTTGGTGCTTCTGGCTAGTCTGGGATGGCATTGCCTCTGAGCATTGCCTTATTCTCATGGTCTGTGCTCAGACCTTAGCTCTGGGCAGGAGAGCATTCAaatgagggaggggaagagaagcagGCAGGAAAGGGAGGACAATTGTTAGTGTGGGTTGGTACCCAGCAAGGGGACTTGCACTGACTTCCTCCCACTTGTGCCCTTCCTTCTCAGGCCCAGTGCCCGCACCATGGCACTGCCTCGGACACTGGGGGAGCTACAGCTGTACCGGGTCCTGCAACGCGCTAACCTCCTTTCCTACTACGAGACCTTCATCCAGCAGGGAGGGGACGACGTGCAGCAGCTGTGCGAGGCTGGCGAGGAGGAGTTTCTGGAGATCATGGCACTTGTGGGCATGGCCACCAAGCCCCTCCATGTCCGACGCCTGCAGAAGGCTCTGAGAGAGTGGGCCACCAATCCAGGGCTCTTCAGTCAACCCGTACCTGCCGTGCCTGTCTCCAGCATCCCACTTTTCAAAATCTCTGAGACTGCGGGTAGCCGGAAAGGGAGCATGAGCAACGGGCATGGCAGCCCAGGGGAAAAGGCAGGCAGTGCCCGCAGTTTTAGCCCCAAGAGCCCCCTTGAACTTGGAGAGAAGCTATCACCCCTGCCTGGGGGACCTGGGGCTGGGGATCCCCGGATCTGGCCAGGACGGAGCACTCCAGAGTCGGACGTTGgggcaggaggagaagaggagTCTGGCTCaccccccttctccccacctgcgGGGGGAGGAGCCTCTGaggggactggggctggggggttGGCAGCAGGTGGGGCTACAGGTGGTCCCGACCGACTGGAGCCAGAGATGGTACGCATGGTGGTGGAGAGCGTGGAGAGGATCTTCCGGAGCTTCCCTAGGGGGGATGCCGGGGAGGTCACATCCCTGCTGAAGCTGAATAAGAAGCTGGCACGGAGCGTGGGGCACATCTTTGAGATGGATGATAATGACAGCCAGAAGGAAGAGGAGATCCGCAAATACAGCATCATCTATGGCCGCTTTGACTCCAAGCGGCGGGAGGGCAAGCAGCTTAGCCTGCACGAGGTGAGGACCCAACCCAGGGCCTCTCAGGATTTCCTTTGACTCCTGGGCCTCCACCCACTTACCTCTGAGAATTCCTCATTCTTCAACTCTGTTTTGTTGCCCCTTGACTAGGACCCTAGGCCCTGACCCGCTCTCTCACACACCCCAACTGCTCCAGTGCTTCGGGTGAGGGGGAAGCAGGGATGCGGGTGAGGGCCCAGCTGTGCAGCTTTGTGTCACTCTGGACCCCACAGGAGTGGAGGTGGCCCCGGGCATTCCTTGGAAGCTGTGGGTGCTgatcctttctttctccctcagaAAGCTCCTGTGTAGTGTGAAAGCCAAAGCAAGCCTCCAATGGTTGGGCCTCACTTCTCTGGTGGTGAAGGGGTGTGAGGACATCTGGGGGAGGCAGCGGGGGAGCGAGGATTCTGACTATTCTGGCTGCCCTGTCTCCACAGCTGACCATCAATGAGGCTGCTGCCCAGTTCTGCATGAGGGACAACACACTCTTACTGCGGAGAGTGGAGCTCTTCTCCCTGTCCCGCCAAGTGGCCCGAGAGAGCACCTACTTATCCTCCTTGAAGGGCTCCAGGTGAGACCCCTTCCCCAGGTCCTTCCTAGATTGGAATCCTGCTAAGGAGTTGGATCACGTCCTAACCTCCGGCTCAGGGGGCTCTAGGCCTGCTTCCCTTTCACCTGCATGTCCTGCCTTTGGCCAAGTCAGCTTGTCTGAGATCTAGTCCCTCCCCCATCCATCTTAGGTTCCTCCAGTCCCCCACAACAATAGTGTCTGAGCTGGAAACTCCTACCCAGCCATTGTCTTTGCAACGCCGCATGCTCCTGCCCAGATTCTGTGTCCTGCCCATGTGTGGCCCTCCTCAGCCTCACCTTTGCATTCTTCTCATCTTTGTAGGCTCCACCCTGAAGAATTGGGAGGCCCCCCACTAAAGAAGCTGAAACAAGAGGTATGTTTTCCAGGGTACATGTAGAGGGGTGGGGCAGCCTTCCCCAACCCTGTCCCTTGCCAGATCCTCATTTCCCCATTTGGGGCTTCCGCAGGTTGGAGAACAGAGTCACCCTGAAATCCAGcagcctcccccaggccctgagtCCTATGTACCCCCATATCGCCCCAGCCTAGAGGAAGACAGTGCCAGCCTGTCTGGGGAGAGTTTAGATGGACACTTGCAGGGTAAGTGTACATCCAAACACTTCTCTCTTCACTGGGGGAggagtggggtggagggtgggaggagtaAGCCCAGAGGCAACTGCCTGGAACAGGGTTGGGAGGCCTGGCTGGATGGGGGCAGAAGGATCTGTGGGTCTGGCTGTGCGGTTGAGGGTGGGGGTTCCGTTGGCTGCAGCCCCTTGCCTGACCAGTGCCCATGCCCACAGCTGTGGGGTCGTGCCCAAGGCTGACGCCGCCCCCTGCTGACCTGCCTCTGGCATTGCCAGCCCATGGGCTATGGAGCCGCCACATCCTGCAGCAGACATTGATGGACGAGGGGCTGCGGCTCGCCCGCCTCGTCTCCCACGACCGCGTGGGCCGCCTCAGCCCCTGTGTGCCTGCAAAGCCACCTCTCGCAGGTGAGGCAGCCAGCAGTGCTGTCCCCAAGCACCCTAGCCACCCAGGCCCCACACAGCAATCCTGGTGTcctggggccaggtgggaggaagagggatGTAGTCACCAAAGAGGGTAGGAGGGTCGGGCTCcagccagccagggctggggTTGAAGAGAGGAGGACCCTGCTGTTCCCACTGGGGAGAGTCTGGTCCTAATGGAGATCTGTGAAGGGGAAGCTGGGGGGAGCCGGGGACAGAATGGGGGTGAAGGGGAACAGGAAGGAGGGTCACCAATAAGGGAAGCTCAGACAGAACTTCCACCAATGCAGGAGGGTGGAACAGGCTAGGAGTTGTGGGGGTGGAGTTGCCCAGCTTGGATGCAGAGGAGCCCAAAGGGGGATGCTTTGTGTGtgaaagggggaagagagagtGGGCCGGCAGAGGGCCGGGCAGCGGCTGGGCTGAGAGTGACGCAGCAGACAAAGCCACCAACCCTGGCTCGGTATTTTTAAACTGTGCGTGGGTGGGAAGTGGGGGCGGGGACTGGAAGGGGGGTTCTTCttgagggaggagctgggaggctgGCTTCCTGTGTTCCCCCTGATTTGGCTACCAGAAAACTTGGGGGGCCATGGTAGgttgggtggggcctgggagggggccagggatgagtgggggtggcagagcctggggaggggggagggggagaggtcAGAGCCAAACCGCCCCCGCAGCTCCTGACAGAACCAGAAATTCCAGCAGAACGGAGgcgggagagacagagaaagacagagacacacacagagacagagagctaCATACAGCCagaaaggggagaggggctgCACATGCCTGAGCACAAAACCCCCCTACACACACGCACTGGGCAGGAGGCAGTAATTCAGTAACTTGAGCTCATCTCCACAGCTTTCTCTGCCCCTGCTTCTGTTCCCAAACCCTGCTCTCTTCAGCCTCCACCCCTCTTAATCGACCCCTTTTCTCCCCCGCAGAGTTCGAGGAAGGGCTGCTGGACCGATGCCCTGCTCCAGGACCCCATCCCGCTCTGGTAGAAGGTCGCAGGAGCAGCGTGAAAGTGGAGGCTGAGGCCAGCCGGCAGTGAGGGGTGGACTGGTGTCCTCAGACCCAGGGCCCCAGACTTCTGGTTCACACAGACCCTACACTCTCCGTCCCGGAACCCTCGTCACAACCCCGGATCCTTCCgctgcccttctcctgcctccccacctgcTCCATGGGCATAAGACTATGGGGCTTCAAGCAATAACGAGCCGAGCAGGGGCCTGGCGAGAGGACACAAGGAGGGTGCGTGgtgcccctcacccctgcccagaGCCAGGGGCAAGGACTCTGCCTCCAGGGCATTTGGGGTTCTCCCCTCCCTCACACAGCATACTCCCATTCTCTCTAGGTTTGCACCAGTGGCGTGAGCAGCTGGACTCAGTTTGGACATGGGGGAAAATGGGACTTCCCTGGGAAGGTCCAACAGCTAAAAATGGCAGCATTTCCCCCCAGAACTGGGGGCCTGGGAACACTGGACTTGCtacttctcccctctccttccccattttTGTGCTTCtagtttgtttctttaatttaacAAGTGCTGCAGTTTGCCCTCCCATCCCCATCTCTCCCCCCCAGTCCTCAGCagttctttccttcctgccctgtTGGGGGGGCAGTGGATGTGGGATCCTTTCACTGGCCCCTAACTCCCTCAGGAGGCCTGGGTTGGACCCAGGGTCTCCCCCAGCAGGGGGCTGGACTGCAGCACCTATCTGAGCAGTTAGAGCATCTTTCTTTTCAGATTGTGTACAgtagattatttattttgttattttggaataaaatttattttatggcttAGGATCTATGACCCTCTCCTCAAGAGGGAGAAAGGGTGGCTTGGGATGGGGAGTGAAGGGAAGCTGATGGTGGAAGGGGAAACAGGAGAGGTGCAGTGGGCAGGACCCTTAATACACCAAGGGTCACATGGCTAGGCTTGGAGTCTGACCCCCTTCTCCAGGCAGCGTTGGGGGTGTTAAGCCATGTGCAGATATCACAGCCACATAGAGCCACCTGGACACAGTCATACTCAAAACTGAGAGTACATTTGGGTTAGCATGTGTCAGAGAGGCTAGCACACTCGCTGGTGCCTTTTGTCCAATATCTCATCCTCCCAAATTATGTCGTCACATAGGCAAAAGCTGATAGACACATGTTCTGTGCAGTCGTGTAACTAACTTGTGTGCCATCTATACATTAACATAGATACATTTTCACACAGCTATACACAAACTGGGCCCTTGTCCTGTACAATCTCATACATGTACCAGAACCTTCATCTGGCTGACATGAATTTTGGGCTTTTggggatttgttttttaatttgggcAAAACCCTTATTAGTAACAACATATCCAgatccctcctctcctcccacccagggTCCCCCAGGGCTGGGACCCAATTCTCTCTATCTCTGGCCTCTAGGGCAAATGTGTCTGCATGTTTCTACATATGCGTCCTAGGCTCTGGCTCGGAGTGGGCGGAGAAGCCCTCAATGCCCTAACCTGtgctcctgcccagcccccctcccGCTCAACCCCATCTTCCATGGagagcagagtgtgtgtgtgtgtgtgtgtgtgtgtgtattttctctgGGTGCAGGCATATTGGGGCATGTCTCACTCTGGAGCCTGAACTTCCCTTCTGGTGCTGCAATGGGGTGAAggtgggcaggggtgtgtgtggtaggaaggaaggagtggATTGGCTCCACCCACCGTGCATTCTCCTGGCAGTCTTTGCTTCCTGACCAAGGAGTAGGCGGGGACAGGAGGGCATTTTCCCCACCTGCTGCTTGGTAAGAGCATGAGCAGGTGTCCAGAGCAGGCCCATGGGATGTAGAAGAGCTGCCTCTCTGGGCTCCTCCTCCAGCTGGCATCACCAACTGGGGTTGGCCCTTAGGTCCAGGTGGGACATTGGGATCCCAGATTGCCCATAGGGGGAGGgctgcaggaggggctgggccccCAAGGACCCTCCCCCTGACTCCCCTTGCCCTTCCAAGAGAAGCTTGGTGAGGTCCTGTTCAGTGGGAGGCAGCAGGTGAGGGAACATGTCTTCACCAATCCTGCGAGGAGACAGAGAAGCAGTGGAGCAGGTGTGACACCCATTCCTCCATCCCCTACCCAGCTACCACCCCCAGGCCAATACCAGGTGTCCTGAGGAAACCCTCCCACTGGGTGGCTCAGGCAGCTGTCTTCTGCCATGGTCACATCTGAGCAGAGCAGGGGCTCAGGGCTGGACACAGCATGCTTCTGAGGCTGGCACTGCAGCAGGCCCCTGCCAGGAACCAGAACAGAAAATAAGGAGAGGGCAGGGTAGGGCCAGGCAAGAATGAaagcagggagacaggaggggCTTTGTCACTCACTGGGGGTGTGACTGGTCAAAGGACAGGCTCATCTGGCTCAGGCTGGGGTCGATCTGCAGGTGAGGCCTGGAAGCAGGAAGGAGGGCACAGTCAAAGGACCCACAGCAAAGGCAGGGTGATGCAAAGTCAAGACCACTGAGTGAGGAAACAGGCTCCAGCTCCTAACCCTGACTACTTTGCTGCTCATGActgcatggccttgggcaagccagTTCTATGCTCTCAggtcagtcttctcatctgtaaaacggggggtggggagggttggATTAGccaatttcttatgtttttttggACTCTGAACTCTGGTGGTTCTAAGTCCTcaagtccccacccccacctcacctgGGAGGGGAGATGTGCCTTGACTAAGAGTTAATAAGCTGCCTTGAAcagagataaaaacataaaaataaaattaaattaaaaataaattttaaaaaagagtttataaGCATCCAAGTGTTACTTGGTGAATAAAAATGTCTAGGCCACTTCAAGGCCAAAACAGATgagtaaataaaaatcaacacaGCAGATAAGTGGCAGTGGATTTCAGGGGCAGGAGAGGTTTGCACCACGAAGTCACCTAATACGGCTTTCTCAGTATGTGCCCCTGTTGTTAAGGGACACATGACACAAAAACTTAGTTTttgctatgagccaggcactatcCTCAGCTTTACACATATtatgaactcatttaaccttACAATAATCCCCTGAGGGAgggattgttattattatcattattatccccattttacagatgaggcaccAGAGGTTCCGTAACCTGCCTAAAGTTAGtatgtggcagagctggaatttttttttttttttttttttttttttttgagacagagtctcactctgttgcccaggctagagtgagtgccgtggcgtcagcctagctcacagcaacctcaaactcctgagctcaagcgatcctcctgtctcagcctcccgagtagctgggactacaggcatgcactaccatgcccggctaattttttctatatatatttttagctgtccatataatttctttctatttttagtagagatggggtctcgctcttgctcaggctggtctcgaactcctgagctcaaacgatccgcccacctcggcctcccagagtgctaggattacaggcgtgagccaccgtgcccggcccagagctggaatttaaacccaggcagtctggacCACTACCCCCTAAATTGAATGtacagaaaaaaggaagaaaggcagtTAGCATTTgctgtcccttcctccccttcctcacaCAAGAGCCTCTTCTAACAAATGCAAGTGCCCATCCAGGCCCCGTGGAGTGGGATGGTATCCACCCTCTATCCCCAAGAAGTTTTGACTTACTCCCGGAAGGCTGGCAACACATTGACCGATTCTTCTTGGGAGAGGCCTTGATATGGGGGGATGTATTGAGAGTGTGGTGGGTACACCGGGGGCCTGGGGAAAGAAAGCAGATGCCCTGATGCCAGCCCTTGCCCTGGACACCCCCACACCCTGCCTTAGAAAGGGGAATCTCTTTCCCGGAAAGGAAAATTCCCAGCTCAGCCCCCAATGCCAGCTCTGGCATGCTGAGAGCTGTCAGCACAGACCATTCCCATTCCTGTCTCTTGATCTCCTTACGCTATATCTGGGCCAAGCCGAATGCTCATGGAGGAGTCAGGAGCCATTCCAAGATCATAAGAGGGCACCATGGTAGGCATCTGGGGCTCTGGGGTAGGAAGTGGCTGGTCCCTGAGGAGAGAAGGAGGCACACGTGACTAACCACAGGTTGCTGCCACCACTCCTTCTTGCAGGTAAGCACCAGCCCGGGACCCCACCACCATCCACACCACCACACTCACCTTTCCACAGTCATCTTGATGGTAGCTGGGACATAACCCCTGCCATCCTTACCCATCTGTTCAGCTGTTGTGGGAAGGAAAGGAGATCCATGGAGTGCTCTGGGGTtagggaaggagggaggtagAAAAGGCAGGCATGGCTGATGGGCAGTAGGAGAAGTGGGGCTACAAAAGTGGGGAAAGAAGTCAGGGGTGACACAcagtgggcagggagaggggtcatctgggaggagggaggaggtgggtgtCAGGAAGGAATCAGAGCTGCCAGATCCAGCTCACGCTTGTAGTGGCTTCGGAAAGCCTCGTCCTTGGGTTTCTTGGGGTAGAGGTTTTTGAGCTGAGCAAGGTCCCGGATTCGGTCCCCCAGGGAGCGAATGGACAGGTCTTTGGCAGAAAATGGCTGGATGTTCTCTATCTGTGGGGAGCCTACAATAAGAAGGAGACCCTGAGTCCCCTCTGTCCCAacattctcccccacccccagccagcacACAGCCCCCACCATTCTCAGTGCACCACAGCAGGGAGTGaggacctggggtgggggaatCCTGAGGGAAGGAGACCCAGTAGGCTCCCTTTCCACGGAGCTCACAGTGAGAAGGTGGAAGTTTACACCACAGAAGGAAGATAAAAGCTGGACCTAAGGAAGACCTTCCTGAAGATCAGTGTTGGCATCAAGGAAGGCCAGGACATTTCCTTCCCAGAAGAAACCCCAGAGAACACAGGCACAGAGGCAGAGGACTGGCTGGGGTGACCTCACCATCCTGACCCCGGATGACATGGGCAATGGTGATGCCCCCAATCTCTGAGTCACTGAAGCGCAGGAGAAAGGTTCCGTCGGGCTCGTTGAGAAGAAGGTTAGTGACGTACTGTTTGCTGATGAAGCCGATGATCAGCCTGGCCAGGATGAAGGAGAGGATGGGGGAGTGGGCACTGGGCATGGAGAGGGAGCCGGAGGCACAGCTCCTCAGGCCACCTGGGGCAGGGACTCACCGGTCTGACCAGTAGCTTCGGAGACAGCGTTTGGTGAGGTCCAATACGCCATCGAACCACTGCCAAAAGGTAAAGCCACGGCCCAGCAGGATCTCCTGGGGATGGGGGAGCTGGTGTGAGGGGCGGGCAGAGCTGGAGCCTGGTTAGGGCAGGCACTAGGCTGTGCGGGGCCACACAACAGAATCACAGGGCTGAGGAACCAAACTGGACCTGAGACCCCATCAATGACAACAGCCAACACtcgtgcttaccatgtgccaggcactattccaagtctttccatatattaatttattcaatctttACTAGGCTATGGAGGTAAGTACTATAAcaatcccattttacacatgaagaaatgaaagccCAGAAAGGTC is a window from the Eulemur rufifrons isolate Redbay chromosome 16, OSU_ERuf_1, whole genome shotgun sequence genome containing:
- the NAB2 gene encoding NGFI-A-binding protein 2 isoform X2, whose protein sequence is MHRAPSPTAEQPPGGGDSARRTPKPRLKPSARTMALPRTLGELQLYRVLQRANLLSYYETFIQQGGDDVQQLCEAGEEEFLEIMALVGMATKPLHVRRLQKALREWATNPGLFSQPVPAVPVSSIPLFKISETAGSRKGSMSNGHGSPGEKAGSARSFSPKSPLELGEKLSPLPGGPGAGDPRIWPGRSTPESDVGAGGEEESGSPPFSPPAGGGASEGTGAGGLAAGGATGGPDRLEPEMVRMVVESVERIFRSFPRGDAGEVTSLLKLNKKLARSVGHIFEMDDNDSQKEEEIRKYSIIYGRFDSKRREGKQLSLHELTINEAAAQFCMRDNTLLLRRVELFSLSRQVARESTYLSSLKGSRLHPEELGGPPLKKLKQEVGEQSHPEIQQPPPGPESYVPPYRPSLEEDSASLSGESLDGHLQEFEEGLLDRCPAPGPHPALVEGRRSSVKVEAEASRQ
- the NAB2 gene encoding NGFI-A-binding protein 2 isoform X1 encodes the protein MHRAPSPTAEQPPGGGDSARRTPKPRLKPSARTMALPRTLGELQLYRVLQRANLLSYYETFIQQGGDDVQQLCEAGEEEFLEIMALVGMATKPLHVRRLQKALREWATNPGLFSQPVPAVPVSSIPLFKISETAGSRKGSMSNGHGSPGEKAGSARSFSPKSPLELGEKLSPLPGGPGAGDPRIWPGRSTPESDVGAGGEEESGSPPFSPPAGGGASEGTGAGGLAAGGATGGPDRLEPEMVRMVVESVERIFRSFPRGDAGEVTSLLKLNKKLARSVGHIFEMDDNDSQKEEEIRKYSIIYGRFDSKRREGKQLSLHELTINEAAAQFCMRDNTLLLRRVELFSLSRQVARESTYLSSLKGSRLHPEELGGPPLKKLKQEVGEQSHPEIQQPPPGPESYVPPYRPSLEEDSASLSGESLDGHLQAVGSCPRLTPPPADLPLALPAHGLWSRHILQQTLMDEGLRLARLVSHDRVGRLSPCVPAKPPLAEFEEGLLDRCPAPGPHPALVEGRRSSVKVEAEASRQ